The Rhododendron vialii isolate Sample 1 chromosome 5a, ASM3025357v1 genome contains a region encoding:
- the LOC131327404 gene encoding pentatricopeptide repeat-containing protein At3g58590-like isoform X2 encodes MFQQFEELGSFHEHLREQDHLFGQIRSYILLPLSKLKVYIANCCHQSISVTLNNTYTQSIVGRLVCMRKATSSRSVRLLFNLTKIRSISPPMLLTVPLQRCHSQHTIAAQHFHGEFHHQCILLQLLQEFPRIKSLDAPKSLHALAITTGWNCPQPIFLNNNIISAYASFGELFLARKVFDEMPRRNTVSYNTMIGCYSRCGDAEEAWKLFFEMRLCGYEPTQFTFGGLLSCQSLDLYRGFYLQALVLKSGLLYPDAFAGTALLGLFGKHGCLDECLKAFEDMPRKNLVTWNTMISLFGHHGFAEESIVMFRKIMKMEWALTEYSYVGVLSGFLWERDLELGEQVHGLLVKNGLVCNVLVLNALLNMYVKCSGPCIAEKVFGEASIRDVVSWNTIIGALTKSESPGKALEVYLKMCLDGVWPNRTTFVSVISSCTRSENLMYGKLIHGMAIKHMLDRDIFVGSALVDLYAKTDWLGDAQRCFDDIDEKNVVSWNALIWGYSQKCCFSPVQLLCEMIQFGCQPNELSFSTLLKSSNTVELQQLHSLIIKMGYHGNEYVSCSLITSYAKSGLISDALILLPADDTQLPVVPSNVIAGIYNRTGQYHKTQELYSLLEEPDIVSWNILIAACSRNGDYKEAFELLGHMRVAQIHPDKYTYVSLLSVCTNLCNLALGSSLHGLIIKTDSKRCDTFVSNIIIDMYGKCGSLESCLKIFDEMADRNLISWTVVIATLGLHGQSYKALQMFREMEAVGFTPDRIAFLAVLSACRHGGLVKEGKQLFGEMNMTYRIEPDFDHYHLMVDLLTRYGDLKEAERLPFPPNALIWRRFLEACNRQRNAENLEVDNVNLESSG; translated from the coding sequence ATGTTCCAACAATTTGAAGAACTTGGGAGCTTTCATGAACATCTGAGGGAGCAGGATCATCTTTTTGGGCAAATAAGATCCTATATTCTCTTGCCTTTATCGAAGCTGAAAGTTTACATAGCCAATTGTTGTCACCAAAGTATTAGTGTTACTTTAAACAATACTTACACACAGTCCATTGTTGGCCGCCTAGTCTGCATGAGAAAGGCAACTTCATCAAGGTCTGTACGTCTGCTCTTCAACTTAACCAAAATCCGTTCTATATCTCCACCAATGCTTCTCACAGTCCCCCTTCAACGTTGTCATTCTCAACATACAATTGCTGCTCAGCACTTCCATGGAGAATTCCATCACCAATGTATTCTTCTTCAACTACTCCAAGAATTCCCACGAATCAAATCACTCGACGCCCCCAAGTCTCTCCACGCACTCGCCATTACGACCGGCTGGAATTGCCCACAACCCATCTTCCTTAACAACAATATCATCTCGGCCTACGCGTCGTTTGGTGAGCTATTTCTTGCTCGCAAGGTATTTGATGAAATGCCTCGACGAAACACTGTCTCATACAATACCATGATTGGTTGTTATAGCCGTTGTGGGGATGCGGAGGAAGCTTGGAAATTGTTTTTTGAGATGAGGTTGTGTGGGTATGAGCCCACCCAATTCACGTTTGGGGGTCTTTTGTCGTGCCAGTCTTTGGATCTCTATAGAGGGTTTTACTTGCAGGCATTGGTTCTGAAGAGTGGGTTGCTTTACCCTGATGCTTTTGCAGGGACTGCATTGTTAGGTCTGTTCGGGAAGCACGGGTGCTTAGATGAATGTCTTAAAGCTTTTGAAGACATGCCTCGGAAGAATTTGGTTACGTGGAACACGATGATATCTTTGTTTGGCCATCACGGGTTTGCTGAAGAGTCAATAGTTATGTTCCGCAAGATCATGAAGATGGAATGGGCGTTGACAGAATATTCTTATGTTGGTGTGTTATCAGGATTTTTGTGGGAGCGGGACCTAGAATTAGGAGAGCAAGTACATGgtttattggtgaaaaatggGTTGGTTTGCAATGTTTTGGTTCTAAATGCTCTGCTCAATATGTATGTAAAGTGCTCTGGGCCATGCATAGCTGAGAAAGTATTTGGGGAGGCTTCTATCCGGGATGTTGTGTCTTGGAATACAATAATTGGTGCACTGACAAAAAGTGAGAGTCCAGGCAAAGCACTAGAGGTCTACTTGAAAATGTGTCTTGATGGAGTCTGGCCTAACAGGACGACATTTGTTAGTGTTATTAGCTCCTGTACCAGATCAGAGAATCTGATGTATGGAAAACTGATCCATGGTATggcaattaaacacatgttagATCGTGATATATTTGTAGGTAGTGCATTGGTTGATTTATATGCTAAGACTGATTGGTTGGGGGATGCACAGCGTTGTTTCGATGATATAGATGAGAAGAATGTGGTTTCTTGGAacgctttgatttgggggtacTCGCAGAAATGCTGTTTCTCCCCTGTTCAACTACTATGTGAAATGATTCAATTCGGTTGTCAGCCAAATGAGTTATCATTTTCTACTCTACTCAAGTCATCCAACACTGTAGAGTTGCAGCAGCTTCATTCTTTGATAATAAAAATGGGTTACCACGGGAATGAGTATGTATCATGCTCTCTCATTACCTCATATGCCAAAAGTGGTCTGATATCCGATGCCTTGATTTTACTTCCTGCTGATGACACACAACTTCCTGTTGTCCCATCTAATGTGATTGCTGGAATTTACAATAGGACGGGGCAATATCATAAGACACAAGAATTGTATTCTCTACTTGAGGAACCAGACATTGTCTCTTGGAACATCTTGATTGCAGCTTGCTCCCGCAATGGCGATTACAAGGAGGCTTTTGAACTTCTTGGACACATGCGGGTGGCTCAGATTCATCCTGACAAGTATACTTATGTTAGCCTTTTGAGTGTTTGCACTAACCTTTGCAATCTAGCTTTGGGTAGTTCGCTCCATGGCCTCATCATAAAAACGGATTCCAAACGTTGCGACACATTTGTTTCCAACATAATTATAGACATGTATGGAAAATGTGGGAGCCTCGAGAGTTGTTTGAAAATATTCGACGAAATGGCAGATAGAAATCTTATCTCATGGACTGTTGTAATTGCAACACTAGGGCTTCATGGTCAATCATACAAGGCATTACAAATGTTCAGAGAAATGGAAGCAGTTGGTTTTACGCCAGATAGAATTGCTTTTCTTGCTGTGCTTTCAGCATGCAGACATGGTGGGTTGGTGAAAGAAGGAAAGCAACTTTTTGGGGAGATGAATATGACTTATAGGATTGAACCAGACTTCGATCACTATCACCTTATGGTGGACTTATTGACTAGATATGGAGATCTGAAGGAAGCAGAGCGATTGCCTTTCCCTCCAAATGCCTTGATATGGCGTAGATTTCTTGAAGCCTGTAACAGACAGCGTAATGCAGAGAATCTAGAAGTGGATAATGTAAACTTGGAATCGAGCGGGTGA
- the LOC131327404 gene encoding pentatricopeptide repeat-containing protein At3g58590-like isoform X1 translates to MFQQFEELGSFHEHLREQDHLFGQIRSYILLPLSKLKVYIANCCHQSISVTLNNTYTQSIVGRLVCMRKATSSRSVRLLFNLTKIRSISPPMLLTVPLQRCHSQHTIAAQHFHGEFHHQCILLQLLQEFPRIKSLDAPKSLHALAITTGWNCPQPIFLNNNIISAYASFGELFLARKVFDEMPRRNTVSYNTMIGCYSRCGDAEEAWKLFFEMRLCGYEPTQFTFGGLLSCQSLDLYRGFYLQALVLKSGLLYPDAFAGTALLGLFGKHGCLDECLKAFEDMPRKNLVTWNTMISLFGHHGFAEESIVMFRKIMKMEWALTEYSYVGVLSGFLWERDLELGEQVHGLLVKNGLVCNVLVLNALLNMYVKCSGPCIAEKVFGEASIRDVVSWNTIIGALTKSESPGKALEVYLKMCLDGVWPNRTTFVSVISSCTRSENLMYGKLIHGMAIKHMLDRDIFVGSALVDLYAKTDWLGDAQRCFDDIDEKNVVSWNALIWGYSQKCCFSPVQLLCEMIQFGCQPNELSFSTLLKSSNTVELQQLHSLIIKMGYHGNEYVSCSLITSYAKSGLISDALILLPADDTQLPVVPSNVIAGIYNRTGQYHKTQELYSLLEEPDIVSWNILIAACSRNGDYKEAFELLGHMRVAQIHPDKYTYVSLLSVCTNLCNLALGSSLHGLIIKTDSKRCDTFVSNIIIDMYGKCGSLESCLKIFDEMADRNLISWTVVIATLGLHGQSYKALQMFREMEAVGFTPDRIAFLAVLSACRHGGLVKEGKQLFGEMNMTYRIEPDFDHYHLMVDLLTRYGDLKEAERLPFPPNALIWRRFLEACNRQRNAENLEVDNVNLESSGELLSIKT, encoded by the exons ATGTTCCAACAATTTGAAGAACTTGGGAGCTTTCATGAACATCTGAGGGAGCAGGATCATCTTTTTGGGCAAATAAGATCCTATATTCTCTTGCCTTTATCGAAGCTGAAAGTTTACATAGCCAATTGTTGTCACCAAAGTATTAGTGTTACTTTAAACAATACTTACACACAGTCCATTGTTGGCCGCCTAGTCTGCATGAGAAAGGCAACTTCATCAAGGTCTGTACGTCTGCTCTTCAACTTAACCAAAATCCGTTCTATATCTCCACCAATGCTTCTCACAGTCCCCCTTCAACGTTGTCATTCTCAACATACAATTGCTGCTCAGCACTTCCATGGAGAATTCCATCACCAATGTATTCTTCTTCAACTACTCCAAGAATTCCCACGAATCAAATCACTCGACGCCCCCAAGTCTCTCCACGCACTCGCCATTACGACCGGCTGGAATTGCCCACAACCCATCTTCCTTAACAACAATATCATCTCGGCCTACGCGTCGTTTGGTGAGCTATTTCTTGCTCGCAAGGTATTTGATGAAATGCCTCGACGAAACACTGTCTCATACAATACCATGATTGGTTGTTATAGCCGTTGTGGGGATGCGGAGGAAGCTTGGAAATTGTTTTTTGAGATGAGGTTGTGTGGGTATGAGCCCACCCAATTCACGTTTGGGGGTCTTTTGTCGTGCCAGTCTTTGGATCTCTATAGAGGGTTTTACTTGCAGGCATTGGTTCTGAAGAGTGGGTTGCTTTACCCTGATGCTTTTGCAGGGACTGCATTGTTAGGTCTGTTCGGGAAGCACGGGTGCTTAGATGAATGTCTTAAAGCTTTTGAAGACATGCCTCGGAAGAATTTGGTTACGTGGAACACGATGATATCTTTGTTTGGCCATCACGGGTTTGCTGAAGAGTCAATAGTTATGTTCCGCAAGATCATGAAGATGGAATGGGCGTTGACAGAATATTCTTATGTTGGTGTGTTATCAGGATTTTTGTGGGAGCGGGACCTAGAATTAGGAGAGCAAGTACATGgtttattggtgaaaaatggGTTGGTTTGCAATGTTTTGGTTCTAAATGCTCTGCTCAATATGTATGTAAAGTGCTCTGGGCCATGCATAGCTGAGAAAGTATTTGGGGAGGCTTCTATCCGGGATGTTGTGTCTTGGAATACAATAATTGGTGCACTGACAAAAAGTGAGAGTCCAGGCAAAGCACTAGAGGTCTACTTGAAAATGTGTCTTGATGGAGTCTGGCCTAACAGGACGACATTTGTTAGTGTTATTAGCTCCTGTACCAGATCAGAGAATCTGATGTATGGAAAACTGATCCATGGTATggcaattaaacacatgttagATCGTGATATATTTGTAGGTAGTGCATTGGTTGATTTATATGCTAAGACTGATTGGTTGGGGGATGCACAGCGTTGTTTCGATGATATAGATGAGAAGAATGTGGTTTCTTGGAacgctttgatttgggggtacTCGCAGAAATGCTGTTTCTCCCCTGTTCAACTACTATGTGAAATGATTCAATTCGGTTGTCAGCCAAATGAGTTATCATTTTCTACTCTACTCAAGTCATCCAACACTGTAGAGTTGCAGCAGCTTCATTCTTTGATAATAAAAATGGGTTACCACGGGAATGAGTATGTATCATGCTCTCTCATTACCTCATATGCCAAAAGTGGTCTGATATCCGATGCCTTGATTTTACTTCCTGCTGATGACACACAACTTCCTGTTGTCCCATCTAATGTGATTGCTGGAATTTACAATAGGACGGGGCAATATCATAAGACACAAGAATTGTATTCTCTACTTGAGGAACCAGACATTGTCTCTTGGAACATCTTGATTGCAGCTTGCTCCCGCAATGGCGATTACAAGGAGGCTTTTGAACTTCTTGGACACATGCGGGTGGCTCAGATTCATCCTGACAAGTATACTTATGTTAGCCTTTTGAGTGTTTGCACTAACCTTTGCAATCTAGCTTTGGGTAGTTCGCTCCATGGCCTCATCATAAAAACGGATTCCAAACGTTGCGACACATTTGTTTCCAACATAATTATAGACATGTATGGAAAATGTGGGAGCCTCGAGAGTTGTTTGAAAATATTCGACGAAATGGCAGATAGAAATCTTATCTCATGGACTGTTGTAATTGCAACACTAGGGCTTCATGGTCAATCATACAAGGCATTACAAATGTTCAGAGAAATGGAAGCAGTTGGTTTTACGCCAGATAGAATTGCTTTTCTTGCTGTGCTTTCAGCATGCAGACATGGTGGGTTGGTGAAAGAAGGAAAGCAACTTTTTGGGGAGATGAATATGACTTATAGGATTGAACCAGACTTCGATCACTATCACCTTATGGTGGACTTATTGACTAGATATGGAGATCTGAAGGAAGCAGAGCGATTGCCTTTCCCTCCAAATGCCTTGATATGGCGTAGATTTCTTGAAGCCTGTAACAGACAGCGTAATGCAGAGAATCTAGAAGTGGATAATGTAAACTTGGAATCGAGCGG AGAATTACTTTCAATTAAGACATGA